In the Diorhabda carinulata isolate Delta chromosome 9, icDioCari1.1, whole genome shotgun sequence genome, one interval contains:
- the LOC130898073 gene encoding uncharacterized protein LOC130898073 — protein MISEFIEQVQILMEIQQIKHAEIEQWNHKSKYNWLCTKKVTLVILSLKQEYKIRQALTKVDVEDQIEILRKLMKWLSDNPLFKVERIPEITLDLINNTIRTNLVNQSNLSRINSFRNSLRRLSILSNRIAPEEKPKCVTFKDTATVYKISK, from the exons gTACAAATTCTAATGGAAATTCAACAAATTAAGCACGCAGAAATCGAACAATGGAACCATAAGTCAAAATATAACTGGCTGTGTACAAAAAAGGTGACATTAGTTATTCTTTCCCTAAAACAAGAATACAAAATCCGCCAGGCACTAACAAAG GTAGATGTTGAggatcaaattgaaattttacgtaaattgaTGAAATGGCTTAGTGACAACCCTTTATTTAAAGTGGAAAGAATACCAGAAATAACacttgatttaataaataacacaATTAGAACCAACTTAGTGAATCAGTCTAATTTGTCAAGAATTAATAGTTTCCGAAACAGTCTAAGAAGACTTTCGATTTTATCAAACAGAATTGCACCAGAGGAAAAGCCTAAATGCGTTACATTTAAAGATACAGCCACTGtgtacaaaatatcaaaatga